GCGCCCACTATATCACGGGGATCGAGGGCTTCCAGAGCGCCTCAGGATCGTGGATAATCGGGCTCTGGAGAACCCAAACCCCGATCGAGGAGAACGCCATGCTCGTCGTCGAGACCCCGAAGGACCTGAAGCAGCACATCGGCAAGACGCTCGGCCCGTCCGAGTGGATCGTCGTGGACCAGCCCATGATCGACAAGTTCGCGGAGGCGACCGGCGACCACCAGTGGATCCACGTGGATGTCGAGCGCGCGAAGAAGGAGATGCCTGGCGGCAAGACGATCGCCCACGGCTACCTGACGCTGTCGCTCCTGCCGAGGCTGGTTCCGCAGCTCCTGAAGGTGGAGAAGCGGAGCCGGGGCCTCAACTACGGATCCAACAAGGTCCGCTTCACCAACACCGTGCCCGCCGGCTCGCGGGTCCGGCTCAAGCAGACCATCAAGAACGTGGAAGACGTCGAGGGCAACGGCGTGCGCATCACCTCCGAGATGGTGATGGAGATCGAGGGGCAGGAGCGCCCGGCGCTGGTCGCCGAGACCCTCGGCATCCAATATGCCTAAGCCCTGTTACTGGAAGCGGGCCTTGGCCTTCTCGTAGGTCTGCTTGACGGCGTTCATCGCCGAGTTCGCGGCGGCCTTGACGTCGTTCCACGCTGAGGCGGAGGAGGACTTGACGGCCTCCATCTTCTGGGCGAGGACGGCCTTCTGCCGGTCGAGCGCTTCCATGTCGCGCGCGAACTCGGCCTTCACGGCATCGCTCGCGCGCCCGGCCCTGGCCTTGAGCTCGTCGACCTTGACGTCGAGCTCCCGCATCTGCGCGGAGAGCGCGCGCTGGTACTCTTCCTTCTTCTCGTACGTGTAGTCGGCAGCCTGGCGGCTGTCCTCCTTCACGCCGGCGACGGTGTTGCAGCCCGCGAGCAGGGCGACCCCGATGAGCCCGATGACGAGAGTGCGCATGGATCCTCCTGCGCTGACGGTAGACGAGCGTGGGCGCAGCGTCAAGCGGCCAGGCGACCAGGCGCGCCTTAGCCGCTCGCGGATGCACGTTCCGGCGCTATTCGATGGACGGCGAGGGCCGAGAGGCCGCAGGCGGCGATGAGGCCGGCCATGGGCACCGCGGTGCCATTGCCCAGCGCGCCCAGCAGCGTCCCGACGACGGCGCCCGCTCCGAACTGCACGGTGCCGAGCAGAGCCGAGGCGCTGCCGGCATTGCGCCCCTGGGGCGCCAGCGCCGCGGTGACCACGTTCGGCAGGACGAAGCCCAGGCCGAGATGTAGACGAAGAGCGGGAGGAGGAGTCCCGGAAGCCCGCCGGCGCCGGTCCACGCGGCGGCAAACAGGAGAACGCCCGCCAAGGCAGTGACGACGAGCGCACGCGAAAGGATTCGGGCGCCGGCTACCCGTCCGAGGAGCGCGCGGTTCAGCTGCGACGCGATGATGAGGCCGAGGGCGTTCAGGCCGAAGAGCCAGCCGTAGTGGTCGGGCCGCACGCCGTGGATCTGCATGAAGACGAACGGCGAGCAGAAGATGTAGGCGAACATCTCCGAGATAACCAGGACGCCCGACAGGTTGTAGCGCATGAAGGCGCGGTCACGCAGGAGCCGCGCGTAGGTGCGCAGCGCGTCGCCCGTGCCTCCGCGGGCGCGCCGCTCGGGCGGCAGGGACTCTCGGAGGTCGCCGAGCACGGCGGCCAGGCAGAGGAGCCCGAACGCCGCGAGGGTCCAGAAGATTGCCCGCCAGCCGAACAGGACGAGGATCTGCCCACCCGTCAGCGGAGCCAGGATGGGCGCCAGCCCCATCACCAGCATGAGGAGCGAGAAGACGCGCGCCGACTCTCGCTCGTCGAATCGGTCGCGGACGACGGCGCGCGCGATGACGATGCCCGCGCACCCCCCGATGGACTGGACGAAGCGCCACGCGACGAGACCCTCGACGGACCGGGCCAGGGCGCAGGCCGCCGAGGCGAGGACGAAGAGTGAGAGGCCGAAGCAGAGCGGGCGCATGCGCCCGTAACGGTCGGAGATCGGGCCGTAGAAGGCCTGCCCGAACCCCAGCCCGCCGAAGAACACCGCGAGCGTGAGCTGCACCTGCGCTTCGCTCGCCGCGAGATCGCGCGAGATCGCCTGGAAGCTCGGCAGGTACATGTCGATGGACAGCGGCCCGAACGCCGACAGCGCGCCCAGGATGAGGGCGAGGGTTCTCACAGGCCGGGCCACCGCCCTCTCAGAACATGCCGTTGGAGTTGGCCGCCTTCTCGGGAATGGGCTGGACGACGTCCCAGTGCTCGACGACCTTGCCGTTCTCGAGCTTGAAGATGTCGATGATGGCATTACCGCGGGTGCCGGGCTCCCGGACGGCGTGGACGTGGAGGATGACGTAGTCGCCGTCGGCGAACACGCGCTTGATCTCGCTGCGCGAGCCGGGGAACTTCTCCTTCAGAAACTGGAGGAAGGTCTTGAACCCCTCGGGGCCGTCGGGGGCGTTGGGGTTGTGCTGCGTGTACCGCGGGCCGAAGTACTTCGCCGCCGCTTCGAAGTCCTTCTGGTTGAGCGCCTTTTCGTAGAACTCCACCACGACCTTCTTGT
This genomic stretch from Candidatus Methylomirabilota bacterium harbors:
- a CDS encoding MaoC family dehydratase, giving the protein MLVVETPKDLKQHIGKTLGPSEWIVVDQPMIDKFAEATGDHQWIHVDVERAKKEMPGGKTIAHGYLTLSLLPRLVPQLLKVEKRSRGLNYGSNKVRFTNTVPAGSRVRLKQTIKNVEDVEGNGVRITSEMVMEIEGQERPALVAETLGIQYA
- a CDS encoding nuclear transport factor 2 family protein, whose product is MIRSTLALAAAALALTALAAGAADAQQQEANKKVVVEFYEKALNQKDFEAAAKYFGPRYTQHNPNAPDGPEGFKTFLQFLKEKFPGSRSEIKRVFADGDYVILHVHAVREPGTRGNAIIDIFKLENGKVVEHWDVVQPIPEKAANSNGMF